The DNA sequence AGAAGACGTCCAGTGACGGCAATCGGCTCAAACATGTCTGGGGAGATCTTGCGCCTTTTCAATGGCGTTTGGTTCTCGTCCGCCTGAAGATGCGGTCTCCTATCCGGGGCAATTGCAGCCAAGGGTGGTGAAGACGCCACTACGGTGTCGCTTGATGGCGGGTTGTTCAGAGTTGAGACGGTGACTAACGGGCGGGGTAATGTCGATGACATGATGGGCGAGTAGTgcgggaagaaggaagaaggttgtAGGGTAGATGGGGAGAATAACGGGGTGGTTTAAAGTATAAACCCGTGTTGGCTAATGTGCTTCTGAGCAAGGGTACTGATATGTTATATTACGGTATGCTATTGCGAGACAGAATAAGCAACTTTTTTGATTTGGTCAATAACAACAAAACGCGACAGTGGCAACAAGTTTGACGTGTTTATATGATTATTAACGCGACGGCTCGACACCGAATGCAGCAAGCGGAAAGTGCCGCCACTTGCCATTGCTATATCCACGTGGATGTTCCTGGACTGacctctttttttttcggcgCTCGCCCCTCTCGATAACACTAATCAAAAGCTTCGACTCGGGCCACTCAGCAGTCTTGTATTATCATTATTCCGTCTCATTCTCATTAACACTCCTTTTTGCTTTCATTTGGCACAAATATACATTCACACCATGTCTGAACGTGTTGCCTCTGTGGAAAGGACCACCAGCGAGACGCATATTTCTTGCACGATTGATCTCGACCATATCCCGGGCGTCACTGAGCAAAAGATCAATGTCAGCACCGGTATCGGGTTCCTTGACCATGTACGTGTGTCCAACCTTCCCCCCCACAAACATGTTTTGCTTTGGTTTGCAAGTTgtcaaaaagaaaaaagtaaAGAGCTGATTGGGTAGGAATGGACGTGAATTGCAGATGTTTACAGCGCTCGCAAAGCACGGCGGCATGTCTCTCCAATTGGAATGCAAGGGCGATCTCCACATTGATGACCACCACACGGCGGAAGACTGTGCTTTAGCGCTTGGCGAAGCGTTCAAAAAGGCActtggagagagaaagggtATCAAGCGATACGGATACGCTTATGCCCCTCTTGATGAAGTGAGTGGAACCTGAATACCATACCTAAAAAGGTTGTTGGATGTTTTGGACGTTGCTTACCGACGGTttaattattttatttttttagTCACTTTCAAGGGCTGTGATTGATATTTCTTCCCGGCCGTACTTTATGTGCCACCTCCCTTTTACTCGTGAAAAAGTTGGAGATTGTATGTGGTTCCTAATGACTCTACGGggtttttgttttcttggCCATGGCTGACTTTATGCAATATAGTATCAACCGAAATGGtctctcaccttcttcagtcGTTTGCCTTTGCTGCCGGTGTAACCCTTCATATCGACAGCATTCGAGGCGAAAACAACCACCACATGTGAGTCCGGCTGtcacaaaaaaaaaacaaattGCGATTGCGATGGCATGGCTAACGGGTCTGTGGGAATGCAGCGCCGAATCGGCTTTCAAAGCCCTTGCTTTAGCCATCCGAATGGCGATCAGCAGAACCGGCGGCGACGACGTCCCTAGTACCAAGGGTGTGCTTGCGTTATAAAACAACTAGTTAAAGCTATACTATATACATTCGGGTGTATTGTCATTTTTCGCGCGCATATATGCATTATTTGGATATTGTAGACGTATCGTATCAGGTAAGAAAAATTACCACAGCTCCCTCCAGTTTAAACTtgatattttttttttttagcCACGTTCCTCTTTTCACCCTACAGTTCAAACCCTGATATGAAAATGGCTCATCTAATGCGTCTTGGTGGTCGCAGTTACGGGCTCCTCCTTGCCACTGTCCAACTCTAGCAACTCATCTTCTGTCAATTCTCGGAACGGGGTTGCAGATCGTTGAGAAACAGGGATGGGATGGGTTTCGGGGGACGAAGGGGATGAAGCGCTTGCAGGGGTGGAAACTGAAGAGTTTTCGGTAGTGATAGGAGGCGAAGCTGGGCGCTTGGCGTAATATCTCCCAGCCTTGTGACGGCGAGACGGTTTGAGAATAAGTGTGTGACAGGAGCTAAAATACGAGTAAGACGCGCGACATacctggaggaggatgagtcCGGTGAGCATGACTGCGGTCATAATGTTGCTAGTCGCAAGGTCGCGCACAGCCGTGGTCAATGCGGGGTATAGAGGGTGGTCAACGAGGTTGGCAGGCAAGGGGTTTGGGATCATGGTAATGGCTTGAGGAATGTTGTCAGTTCTGCAGCAATGTGCGTGCGTGCGTGCGTGCGTGCGTGCGCGCACGCTGCATTGAAATGCCACTCACCAGGGTAGACTTCGCTCAGTTGGTAATAGACGATGGACGCAACAAGCACTACAGAGGGTGAGCAAACGAGCGATGGAAAAAAACTTACCAAGACTTCCGCCATCGAACAGCACTTCGCCGCTGGTTCCTCGATACCCCTTGATGGACCTCCCGCCGGCACTCAGCATCAAAAGCAGCCCGACGGCGACATACACCCATCCCAGTCCGCTTGGCGCTGATGACAGGAGAGAGTAGTATTCGATCGAGTGGTTAATGGCCTCGGTCGTGACTGGAGATTTCCAGAGAACGTTGTGGTCGGCAATCCAGTGGGTGAATGTCGTCCCTGGGTGTGTAAAGGTTAGCTGGGCAGTAAACAAGGTATGGAGAGAGTGACGAACCCAGCAGGAAGCTGGTGGAGACTGTGATGAGCATAGTTCTCCATACCATGGTGATTGGTGTGGATGTTATTAGACAAACAGCGATGACTCTCAACTTGGACGCGCAGCAGTGGAGGGGGTGTCCCGATCCTGCAAAAGATTAAAACTTGGTCAATGAATGAAACCATCGTCCATCTGATTTCCACCGTTGCCCGTCACCCACCCACTCCCATGCGGCGCATCTCCCCGCCCCTCCGGCAGAGACTGGCCCCCCGCCTCTTCCCCGCACGGACGCTGCAGACGACCACCGCCATCCATTTCCCCGCTCGCCCACCCCCGCAGGACATTCGCCGCCGCCTCGCTCCCTTCCGAGCCCGCGCactccccctcccctccccgccccTTCCGAGCCCCTCCCTTCCAGCCAGCGACCCGCCAGGGCCAACACGTGGCCTGCTGGCGTATACGACCGAGGTCATCGCCCCCTCCCCGCGCCCCTCCCGCCCGACCTCCACCCCGCGCTCACGCATCTCTCGaccgccttcctcccccGCAACCAGCACCTCGCCGCGGACCCCGTCAACTCCCCCTTCACCCATGTCATCTCGTTCCCCCCCGCCGCCCACGGCCGCCCCCAGACAGATCCCgccagagaagaagaggacaacGAGCCGCTCCCGGAGAATGTCATCGCGCTCGCCTCACCCTTCCAGGGCGGGGACATCTACGTCAAGGACGCCGTGCAGCAGCTCGCAAACCAGATGGACGCCGATATCGTGAGGCTCGACCTGGTCATGGGCGTCGCTCTGGATGGCATCGCTGGCCCGCTGGGTGTCTGTAAGTGCCCCCTTTTTTAATTGTGTCAGCTCTCGTCTTCTAACTATTTTGAAAGACGGCCCACCCCCGCTTTCGCAAGCGCTCAACCCCCTCTACCAGTCCGCCCCTTCGCCCTTCCCCAATTTCAGCAAACAGGCGCGCGAAGCAGAGgatcaggaagaaggcatggGTCTCGGCTTCACCAGTGTGCCCGTCGCTGTTCTCGGCGGCGGAGGCCTGCCTATCCCCCACATGGGCCATATGGCccagcaggaggaggatatgatGGCCGGACGGGCAAACGAGGAATggatctccttcttctcccgcATTATCAATGCAGACACAGCCGAGGCCGGCAAAAAACGTATTGTTCTACTGGAATCTCCGCTCGCCATGTCGAAAACATTCCCCATCTGGTGGCCGTCTCTTGTCGAAGCCGTACaaagacgacgaagaggTCTCATCACCCCCGGCAGGAAAAAAACAGTTCCCAAAAACGGAAGCGTCGAACCGTCTCTCGTCCACCCGACATCCATCGTTCTCCAATGTACACCCTCGCCTCTCCTCCCGCACACTTCCCCCTCCATGTTTCCGCCCACCGAAAAGGAAGACCACGAGCTTGCCGCCGAGGAACATGTTGATGAAGTagatgagcaagaagaggcgaCACACGCTGCAATCTCTGCGTTGGAAGACAAGTTTAGGAGTATGGGGTTCAATGTGCATCATCATGTCGAGGTCGTCAAGCCCAGGTCGGGTGCCAAGTTGTGGTGGGGAAATGAAGAGAGTGATCCGGcaggcagaagagaaggtgatCAGTCTCGCCTCAAAGCGATCCTTGGAAAGGGGTGAGTCTTCtcgcctttttctctttattCTTTTGTTGGGCGACTCAATTGTTTTATACAGCCTGTCCTCGGTGCTTCCGCCGTTTGATGGCCAATCAAGCGACGCTGGCAACCAGCCCCGCAACCCACTGCAACGCCTCCTCATGACCGGACTCGGCCATCTCCACCCCCGTTTAGACCAAACGGAATCTACCgtcggcggcggcggtgcCCCATTGGTATGGAAAGCGTTCCCAATCGTCCCTTTACATCGCAACTTTGATGCCGAAAAAGAATCACGCACACTGCGTCGCCGAATCTATTCCGCCGCATTGATCACGCGGGCTGTCTACCAGCTCGGCGGTGAACTGCAAGATCCACTTGGCGTTCTCAAACTAAGCGAGTCAACAGGGAAACCGTTGACCCGCAAAACAGGTCCGAGCAGTGTGGGCAAAGGGTACGGCAACGCCGTCGTCTCGTGGTCAGACGCTTTACATATCGCGAGTATCGCCGTTGGCCGAGCTGTACAGACGGGTCAAGTGGATGGAGATGTAGCAATCGTTCATTGGGCGGATATCATCGCGGCGAGGCAAGCTGCtgtggaggaaaagacaaTGACAGCGGATCATCTATCAAAGCACATCCCATCATCTGCCCTCAAGGACACTTCATCCAAGACGACGGAGACAatgaacaagaa is a window from the Cryptococcus deuterogattii R265 chromosome 10, complete sequence genome containing:
- a CDS encoding imidazoleglycerol-phosphate dehydratase — translated: MSERVASVERTTSETHISCTIDLDHIPGVTEQKINVSTGIGFLDHMFTALAKHGGMSLQLECKGDLHIDDHHTAEDCALALGEAFKKALGERKGIKRYGYAYAPLDESLSRAVIDISSRPYFMCHLPFTREKVGDLSTEMVSHLLQSFAFAAGVTLHIDSIRGENNHHIAESAFKALALAIRMAISRTGGDDVPSTKGVLAL